The Afipia massiliensis genome has a segment encoding these proteins:
- a CDS encoding DUF6538 domain-containing protein, whose protein sequence is MPTPIRPKKANGSQVNTWWLRKKVPEKLRSLVGKSEVWRSLDTTDLRTANQRIGQISAAIEAEWARLVAPAAASNLVPEIEPLSHQDLHALRGVAHITARDAVIANPTGFSVMRMAAGIPDPDNADDAAALDEAVCEFLQREGVSASPADVERFKPLYLRARRDAVADVGRAAEGDYSANPELKKLPKRTSPKLDLVLAFEEYVENGALKGGKDGPTAKRWRPKIAAFCKWLKHRDLAQMTTADGYKWADHLKAEGYAEKSIRDVWIASLSATAGFMVERRRLAQNPFLQIRVRNSVATNSLRPRKKGFTKKEAEAILTATLDGHSHLISEETAAARRWLPWLCCYSGARVNEVTSLYPDDVAKDKETGIWCMQIKPSLEKTAQWRTVPIHSHLREQGFLDYVDRRRKSGKPLFYDPDRGRGGKAGNPQFKKVAERLAEWLHSKNLIPDGIKPNHGWRHTFKSVARRIPMDREVEGHITGHRPKNSNSGFDYGDRWAETMSIEIEKYPAFRISALKAPPAPHKRARRTRAQIEADEAAKEARKDARATRAA, encoded by the coding sequence ATGCCTACTCCGATCCGTCCCAAGAAAGCTAACGGTAGCCAGGTCAACACTTGGTGGCTCCGCAAAAAAGTCCCCGAAAAGCTGCGCTCTCTTGTTGGAAAGAGTGAGGTTTGGCGGTCTTTAGACACTACCGATCTCCGGACGGCCAATCAGCGTATAGGCCAAATTTCCGCAGCCATCGAAGCCGAATGGGCTCGCCTTGTCGCGCCGGCAGCAGCTTCGAACCTCGTGCCGGAAATCGAACCCCTGTCACATCAGGATCTGCACGCCCTGCGCGGGGTCGCACACATCACCGCCCGGGACGCAGTCATAGCCAACCCAACCGGATTCTCGGTCATGCGCATGGCCGCCGGCATACCCGATCCCGACAACGCGGATGACGCTGCGGCACTAGACGAGGCGGTATGCGAATTTTTACAGCGAGAGGGCGTCAGCGCCTCGCCTGCCGATGTAGAGAGGTTCAAACCGCTATACCTTAGAGCTCGTCGGGACGCGGTGGCCGACGTGGGGCGAGCTGCTGAAGGCGATTATAGCGCTAACCCGGAACTGAAGAAGCTGCCGAAAAGAACATCACCCAAGCTCGACTTGGTGTTGGCGTTCGAGGAGTACGTCGAGAATGGTGCCTTGAAGGGCGGAAAGGACGGTCCGACGGCGAAGCGCTGGCGACCGAAGATCGCGGCGTTCTGCAAGTGGCTCAAACACCGTGACCTAGCCCAGATGACAACGGCGGATGGCTATAAGTGGGCCGACCATCTGAAGGCCGAGGGCTACGCCGAAAAGTCGATCCGCGACGTCTGGATAGCATCGTTGTCGGCGACGGCCGGCTTCATGGTCGAGCGGCGACGGCTGGCCCAAAATCCGTTTTTGCAGATTAGGGTCCGCAATAGCGTCGCTACGAACAGCCTGCGGCCACGCAAGAAGGGCTTCACCAAGAAGGAAGCTGAAGCCATCCTGACAGCAACGCTCGACGGCCACTCTCATCTGATCTCTGAAGAGACCGCTGCGGCCCGTCGCTGGCTGCCTTGGTTGTGCTGCTATTCAGGAGCCAGGGTCAATGAGGTGACGTCGCTTTATCCGGACGACGTCGCCAAGGACAAAGAGACCGGTATATGGTGCATGCAGATCAAACCGTCGCTTGAGAAGACAGCGCAGTGGCGTACCGTTCCGATCCATTCCCACCTTAGAGAGCAAGGCTTCCTAGACTACGTCGATCGCCGCCGGAAGTCGGGAAAACCGCTGTTCTATGATCCAGATAGAGGACGCGGCGGTAAGGCCGGCAACCCACAATTCAAAAAAGTTGCAGAGCGATTGGCCGAATGGCTGCACTCCAAGAATCTGATTCCGGACGGTATCAAGCCGAATCATGGTTGGAGACACACATTCAAAAGCGTGGCGCGGCGCATCCCAATGGACAGAGAGGTTGAAGGACACATCACAGGTCACCGACCGAAGAACTCCAATTCCGGATTTGACTACGGCGACCGGTGGGCTGAAACGATGTCGATTGAAATAGAAAAGTATCCGGCGTTCAGAATCTCGGCATTGAAAGCTCCGCCAGCACCGCACAAGCGTGCCCGCCGCACACGAGCGCAGATCGAGGCCGACGAAGCCGCGAAGGAAGCCAGAAAGGACGCGCGAGCGACGCGAGCGGCTTAA
- a CDS encoding site-specific integrase yields the protein MTTISNDVIRERAKDYFKKRLSQSLEHVFLLPLDKTWDRLAGVGYLQDHEAELRARLAEQNFTPSIQSDALGLLDIANLTPAIKASEAFHYACNAITRAKIEDARILAAQFSGQYDKTLPLDPLFAGIVVTELPPLPGEKPIQLGHTLASAADVFFKFKSKNDWTAKTAADVKRVLALALARIGSERPINSVGIEDVKAVRDALGLLPPNYMKASSNKGISVQEAIDANISGVSLSIKTQDKYFTMFRQFLIWASNEGYIDKVPGAGVKVAGVSKLLAGEQRGPYSLDQLKQIFSSPIYTGHKSTVVRHKPGKLLIRDGKFWVPLIALYSGMRMGEIVQLLASDIKVESDIWYFDVSKGEGKSLKTISSKRRVPIHQLLIKMGFLKYVKSYASNQRLFPEIEKGKDGYHSHNLSKWWGRYSKQVKFKSPKTAFHSFRHNFLDALQQQGLPEYLNKALMGHADKSVHSQYSSGVKVSVLKEAIDKVSFDFDLSHLALEN from the coding sequence ATGACAACGATCTCCAATGATGTGATCCGCGAGCGCGCGAAAGACTATTTCAAGAAGCGTCTAAGCCAATCGCTTGAACATGTGTTTCTTCTTCCGCTTGATAAGACGTGGGATCGGCTTGCTGGGGTAGGCTATCTGCAGGATCACGAGGCTGAACTCCGCGCAAGGCTAGCAGAGCAAAATTTCACTCCTAGCATTCAGTCAGACGCACTCGGTCTTTTGGACATCGCCAATCTCACCCCGGCGATAAAGGCTTCAGAGGCCTTCCATTACGCGTGTAACGCGATTACGCGCGCTAAAATCGAGGACGCTCGAATTCTGGCCGCCCAGTTCTCAGGGCAATATGACAAAACGTTACCGCTCGATCCATTGTTTGCCGGAATTGTTGTAACGGAGCTTCCCCCGCTTCCTGGGGAAAAGCCAATTCAATTAGGTCACACGCTGGCGTCGGCAGCTGATGTATTTTTCAAGTTTAAAAGCAAGAATGATTGGACGGCAAAGACAGCGGCAGATGTCAAACGGGTCCTCGCCCTTGCGTTAGCCCGGATCGGAAGCGAGCGGCCAATCAATTCTGTTGGCATCGAAGATGTGAAGGCGGTTCGTGATGCCCTTGGGCTGCTTCCGCCAAATTACATGAAGGCATCATCTAATAAGGGGATCAGTGTTCAAGAAGCTATCGACGCGAACATCTCGGGCGTATCGCTCTCCATTAAAACCCAAGATAAGTACTTTACGATGTTCCGGCAGTTTCTGATCTGGGCTTCTAATGAAGGTTACATCGATAAGGTGCCGGGAGCCGGCGTAAAGGTTGCAGGGGTTTCAAAGCTTTTGGCGGGTGAACAACGGGGCCCGTATTCGCTTGATCAGCTGAAACAGATATTCTCATCGCCGATTTACACGGGTCATAAATCTACTGTTGTTCGTCACAAGCCAGGAAAGCTGTTGATCCGGGATGGCAAGTTTTGGGTTCCGCTCATCGCGCTTTATTCTGGAATGCGCATGGGCGAAATCGTCCAGTTACTTGCTTCGGATATCAAGGTTGAAAGCGATATATGGTACTTTGATGTGAGTAAGGGCGAGGGAAAGTCTCTCAAGACAATCTCAAGCAAGCGCCGTGTCCCAATTCATCAGCTACTGATTAAGATGGGCTTTCTGAAGTATGTGAAAAGCTACGCCAGCAATCAGCGTTTATTCCCTGAAATAGAAAAAGGAAAAGACGGATACCACTCACATAACTTGAGCAAATGGTGGGGAAGATATTCGAAGCAGGTTAAATTCAAGTCTCCCAAAACGGCATTTCATTCCTTCCGGCATAATTTTTTGGATGCTCTTCAGCAACAAGGTTTGCCAGAGTATTTAAACAAGGCGCTGATGGGGCATGCGGATAAGAGCGTGCACAGCCAATATTCAAGTGGTGTAAAAGTCAGTGTTTTAAAGGAAGCGATAGACAAGGTGTCGTTTGATTTTGATCTTTCGCACCTCGCGTTAGAGAATTAA
- a CDS encoding site-specific integrase, which yields MKEDLVAVLDVIGGRPKDVRDCALLLLGFAGGFRRSELVGLACTDVEPVRQGIVVNLRRSKTDQNGEGRKIGIPRAKGRWCPVASLEQWLDRSGITEGALFRPIDRHHRIGMKPLSGEAVCLIVRDRVRSAGINPVGYSGHSLRAGLATSAAQAGVSSWKIRQQTGHASDAMLARYIRDGELFTANAAGALL from the coding sequence ATGAAGGAAGACTTAGTGGCAGTACTGGACGTTATCGGAGGGCGGCCTAAGGACGTGCGCGATTGCGCACTGCTTCTACTAGGTTTCGCGGGCGGCTTCCGAAGGTCTGAGTTAGTCGGGTTGGCTTGCACAGACGTTGAACCTGTCCGTCAGGGTATTGTAGTCAACCTCCGCCGCTCAAAAACCGATCAGAACGGGGAAGGGCGTAAAATCGGTATTCCGCGCGCAAAGGGCCGGTGGTGCCCGGTTGCGTCGCTAGAACAATGGCTAGATCGCTCTGGCATCACCGAAGGCGCCCTGTTCAGACCAATCGACCGTCATCATCGAATTGGCATGAAACCGCTGTCAGGCGAGGCTGTATGCCTGATCGTAAGGGATCGGGTTCGGTCGGCTGGTATCAATCCAGTCGGTTACTCGGGTCACAGTCTCCGGGCGGGGCTTGCCACCAGCGCAGCTCAGGCGGGTGTATCGAGTTGGAAAATTCGTCAACAAACAGGGCACGCGTCGGATGCGATGCTTGCCCGGTACATTCGGGACGGAGAGCTTTTCACAGCTAACGCAGCGGGAGCACTGCTTTGA
- a CDS encoding helix-turn-helix domain-containing protein, with protein MLRDGEHFPDLDVLRTRAENSPLLSIKQTAVQYGLSVRTLRRLQAAGKMPPRVKQSRKLMYRKADLAALFQH; from the coding sequence ATGCTCAGGGATGGCGAACACTTTCCAGACTTGGACGTGCTGCGCACACGCGCCGAAAACTCTCCCCTTCTTTCTATTAAACAGACAGCCGTTCAGTACGGCCTTTCGGTACGGACACTTCGACGACTGCAGGCTGCTGGCAAAATGCCGCCCCGAGTAAAGCAGAGCCGAAAATTAATGTACCGCAAAGCTGACTTAGCTGCTCTTTTTCAACACTGA